aaaaatagaaaaaccttgtgacctctctagaggccatatatttcacaagatcttcatgaaaattggtcagaatgttcatcttgatgatatttaggtcaagttcgaaagggggtcacgtgccatcaaaaactaggtcagtaggtctaaaaatagaaaaaccttgtgacctctctagaggccatatatttcataagatcttcatgaaaattggtcagaacgttcaccttgatgatatctaggtcaagttcgaaagtgggtcacgtgccatcaaaaactaggtcagtaggtcaaataatagaaaaaccttgtgacctctctaaaggccatattttccatggatctgtatgaaagttggtctgaatgtcatcttgatgatatctaggtcaagttcgaaagtgggtcacgtatggtcaaaaactagtcagtaggtctaaaaatagaaaaaccttgtgacctctctagaggccaaatatttcatgagattttcatgaaaattggtcagaatgttcaccttgatgatagtaggtcaagttcgaaagggggtcacgtgccatcaaaaactaggtcagtaggtcaaataatagaaaaaccttgtgacctctctagaggccatattatgcaggggatctgtatgaaagttggtctgaatgttcatcttgatgatatctaggtcaagtttgaaagtgggcccatgtgccttcaaaaagtaggtcagtatgtcaaataatgaaaaacgttgtgacctctctagaggccataatttttcatggatttgtatgaaagttggtctgaatgtttttcttgatgaaatataggtcaagtatTGAAACGGGGTCACgtccttaaaaaaactaggtcagtaggtcaaataaaaaaaaaaaccttgtgacctctctagaggccatattttcgtgggatctgtatgaaagttggtctgaatgttcatcttgatgatatctaggtcaagtattgaaactggtcaactgcggtcaaaaactaggtcagtaggtctaaaataattaaaatctttgacttctctagaggccatatttttcaatggatcttcatgaaaattgatctgaatgttcaccttgatgatatctaggtcagtttcgaaactgggtcacgtgcgatcaaaaactagggcagtaggtataaaaatagaaaaaccttgtgacctctctagaggccatatttttcatgagatcttcatgaaaattagtgagaatgttcaccttgatgatatctaggtcaagttcaaaactgggtcacatgagctgaaaaactaggtcactatgtcaaataatagaaaaaacgacgtcatactcaaaactgggtcatgtgggaagaggtgagcgattcaggaccatcatggtcctcttgtttttgtatattttctctttaaaaaaaaatatttgtataatataattatgtaatatcaaTAAAACAAGTTAGAGCTctttaattagaaaaatatatggtatGTCTAGAAGGAAAACAATTTTAActtcaaattttctataaaattaatgGTATCTTGGCGATAACTAGTAACAGATCATAGAAAACTTTGCAGTTGTCGAAAGGACaacaataaaaatgcaaaaatattgaagtaaaaaagtaaaacaacaataatGTTTATTGTAGCCTCCATATACATAGAATTGTCTATAGTTTTGTGGCTTTACGCAAGTATGCATAAAACTTGACATTGAATAGCCATGTGATTTTGGAATCACTAAAGTAACATTGTAACATTAATTCAGTTACATTATATGATTTGCTTTTGCAACTTGTCTAGTTGCGGATAGATTCTAAGTATAATAAGTAACATTAAATAATAATCTACCACGAAAGTATGATTATCTGCTCattggcagttttttttttttatttcattttcataattatgtagtTTGCACATTGGCATTATAATGTTGGTTTTGGAACTTCATGTTGTGGACTGATGCAAGTATGTCATGGAACTGTAATTGTTCAGCCACAGTTAGTATGGATGAGTGAATCTTTTAGTTCactatgtaatattttataaattcatgtataattatacaatttCAATACTGAACATTTTGATTTGTGAGAGACAGCAAGTATGACATAAAACTTAAAGTTGTCTTCACAATAAGTATAGTGTAATTACATTTAATTCTGTTTGtttcaaataacataattataatagtttgaaatatttgtagtataTTGGCAGTGAGTGACTTCCAGTATCCATTTGTAACATAATTTTGGTCCTCCTGCACTAACTGAAGATGAAGATTCAAGTATTGTTCACTGTCCTTCAGCTTTATATATTTTCACTTGTGTTCATTGACACTTTAATATTTTGAAGCCCATGGTATAGTGTTCTTTGTCCATATTAATAATATCTATCTTGGTAAAGTGAAATTAGAACATTTAGTGGGACATTGCCTCATGCACATTGAAACAGTTGAACTCCATTTTATCAGCAGAGAAACCTGTTATTCTATCAGAACAGCATTGCCCATTTACTGTTtggtatattataaaataagacattgtaaaaatttacattaattaaGATGTTTACATATCTTGGAGAAACATCTGCCATTACTGTAAAATAGTACTGttattatcaaaaatttaactgtAATTTATTTTGTGCTGGTATCAACTATCAAAATATACATTGACTGTAGAGTACAGTTCAACTTGCAGAAATATACGTTAATTACTATGCGTAAAACCTGAATTTTATTTAGAACCtttgtttgatttgaaaattttaccagGCTGCTTGATCTTGGCTGCCATTCTAAACAAAAACTTCTAACACACTTGATCGGGCTTGAGAAAAATGGAAGCCATACTGGCTCACGAGAGTCAGAGAGATAGACCTTGAAGTATGTTGAATCAAGGGGATCTGATTCATCATTCGTCATAACAGCTCTGATCATTTTGGCTTCGACTGGTTTTCCATCATCCAACAAAGCTGTTGTGCTCTGCCACAATTCATGGTCTATCTCTTGTAGGCTGTCAAACAGAGAGTTTAGGTATGGTTGAAGTAGTTCTTTTCGTTTTGATATTCTGAAGGGTACACCTTGATGAGAAATTTGATTGTTGCCATAAATAGAATAGATTTCTTGGTTGGATAAGTCATGGGTTTCACAGTATCCTACAACAGTATCCTTTACAGGTTTAATACGGTGTACTGGAGTGGGCAGTCTGTCAAAGAATCTGTGTTGCTTCAGTAGAGGACGTTTTCGTTTCTTTCCGCTCATAGTTTTGTTGATGTGGTACTCTCTAATGAAGACATCAGGATGGAAGATGCATATTCCCAGGTGCGGGGTTTTGGGTTTGGAGCCGTCCATTTGATTCTGTAGTAGAGAGTATCCTTGCTGCGTTTTGATGTAATGATTTTTCTATGTCCCCTGCTGAAAATTTGTGTGTTGGTGTTTGTGCTGTTGTGGATGTTTGTGCTGTTTTGTGTTTGAAGTAGTTTGCATGTTTGATGTTGTTTGCTGAGGATCTTCTTGTGTGTGACTGGAATCATGAGGTTGTGATAGTGTTTTCTGTTGTTGTGACTGTTGCTGTGTTTGGGTGCAAGTTGTTGCTGATTGTGATTAGTGTCGTTTGTGAGTTGACTGTTTGATGATTTTAAACCGTTTGACCTTTGCAATGATTTAGGATTTGCTGGTCGTTTTAAACCTTTGTCCTGTGCATTAATTGGTtagtgtctgtgtgtgtgtgatcATCTGTGGTAGATCTTCTGCACTCAAAGGTTCTTCAAGATGTTCATACCCTTCAGGTGGATTTTTTTGGCCTGGACTCAGGTCAGGGTAGGGCTTGAGGCGAGTGGCGTTAACAAGTACTTTGACTTCCTTGTTGTCACTACAGCGCCTCAGCTTGTATGTGTTTGGCGGACCAGTGAACACAATGTAATAGGGTCCAACCCATTTCTTATGTAATTTAGGGGCCATACCTGGGGGAACTTTTGTGCAAAACAACCAAACTCTGTCAGCTGGCTTGTATTTTGGTTCTTGAGACCTCTTGTCATATTGTTCCTTATACTTgtcctgtgcaagtttaatgttttcTGCAGCTATTTTCCTGGCAATGTCAAGGTTATGCAGAATCTGGGAAAGATGAGTTTTGAAAGAAGCAGAAAGAGTAGTTTTGGGAGTGAGGGCTGTGTCTATAGGCAGACGAAATCTCACGGCCAAAAAGTAAGAAGAAAGGAGAATGTTGAGTTGACTGGGTAGCAGAGTCATGCGATATGCCATCATAATCGAAGGAAGAAGTTCTGGCCAATCATCCTGCTGTCCCTTACAGTAAAGGCGAAGAGACTGAAGGATTACACTGTTCATTCGCTCCACAGATCCATTAAGTAATGGTCTGTAAGAACTTGTGTAGAACCGTGTAATTTGGAAAAGTTCACAGAGAGCCTTGACAAGCTGTGAAAGGAACTGCTGACCTCGTCAGACACAAGGACATTAGGGCTCCATAGCGACATATGACCTCCTTGAAAAGACAGCTGCCACTTCAGTAGCCTCCTGTGTGCGAATGGAAACGCTTCGCACCATTTAGAGTAGCTATCCACTACAAGAagtacatatttgtatttgtcTTTTGTTGTTGGAAGGCCTCCTAAAATGTCAATGTGCCATCTCTGAAAAAGGTCAACAACAGCATAGGTTGAAGGGGGTGGTTTGCCATGGATGTCCCTCTTCACCTGCTGACATTGGTCACATGACTGTATATATTTCTGGCAGTCCCCGAACATGGTGGGCCAATAATATTTCTGTCTGAGCGCAGCATATGTGCGCTCAAACCCCTGGTGCATGCCACCAGCCAGACTGTCGTGATATGATTTCAAGGCATCATCACGCAGAATAGATGGGACACACACCTGTGTAATGAGTTTCTGGTCCTTAGGGATGCCTTTTGTCCTAGGTGTATATAAGTGTAGTAAAACACCATGTTCAGAAAGTTCATACTGTTCTGCCTCAGCTACTACCTGTTTAGCTTTCTTAGGGTCATCTGGAAGTTcctgttttaatttataattgaaaatgttCCTATAAAATTCATCATCCCTTTGTAGGAATATTAGGTCCATGTTTTGTGTAATAGGGTCTTCCATTTTCTGTTGTGTTTGGGAGTCTTCTTTGTTTGGTGCTGTCTCAGTGCAGGCAGTGGCTGGAGCTACAGATGGAGTGGGAACATTGTCGTGACTGTAAACCCAAATGTCACAGCGCCAACTCTTCAGACTTGGTGTCCGAGACCTGACAGACCAGATCACTTGGGTCACTTTGTTCCTTGCCACTTTTCTCATTTGCTTCATGGTAGAGGCGACGCGAGAGTCCACTGCATTCCGTTAGCACTAGAAGCCTTGTGAACAATCTCGAAGTTGTAGCCCTGAAGTGTCAGAGCCCATCTACCGAGACGTCCTTGGCATTTCTTAATGTGCTTCAACCACTTCACAGAGACGTTATCTGTGTACACTGTAAAGAAGTTGTTGGCAAGGTAGGGGCTGAAATGTTTTCACAGCTTCTACCAGTGCCAACCCCTCCTTATCTGTGATTTTGCCAACTAACTCATGGCCATGTAGAGTTCTTCCGCCGTATGAAATAGGATGTTCAAGACCATTATCATCCAATTGTGACAATACGTAACCAATGGAATGATCAGAACTGTCTGTTGCTAGAATAAATGATCTGTCAAATCTAGGGAATGCTAGAATAGGTGGAGAAGAAAGAGCTTTCTTTAAAGTCTTAAATGCATTTTCACATTCAGGTGTCCATTTGAATTTAGTGCTGATAGGGGATTTGCAATTTTGGCATACGATTTAATAAATTCCTGTAGTACGAAGTCATACCAAGAAAAGATTTgacttgtttcacatttttggGGGTGGGTACTCGTCAATGGCTTTTGTTTATCTGGGTTGACTTTGATACCATGTTTTTGAGATGACATCCCAAGATATTCCCAAACTCACGGGTTGCAAATTTGCATTTGCCGGCTGAAGAGTAAGATTTGCTGAGCTTAGATTAGAAAAGACTTGAGATAAGTGATCGAGGTGTTCTTCAAAGTTGTTAGAAAAGACAAGAATGTCGTCAATGTAAACAAGAGCAATTTTCCAGTTAAGATGTTTCAGAACTTTGCACATTAGATTTTGAAAGGTAATAGAGAGTTCATTAAGCCAAAAGGTAAGCGAGTCCAAGTGTAAACAGATTGATGAGTGACAAAAGCGGCCTTGTGAGCAGTTTCTGGATCAAGTGGTACTTGCCAAAAACCACTCTTAAGGTCAAGAACAGAGAAAATTTCAGCCTTAGCATCAGCAATGGTATCAAAGACGTCAGATATAGGGAATTGGAAAAGACAATGGTTCCGTGGTCTTATTCAAATCGCGGTAATCTATAGTAAAGCGATATTCGCCATTCTTTTTCTTAACAAGCACCACAGGGCTATTCCATGCGAATCAGACTCTTCAATGAAACCATGGTCAAGCATTTCTTTGACCTGCCGCTCAGTTTCACGGCGCATATCAGGACTTTGTCTGTAGGGAGCTTTCTTAATGGGCTTAGCATTTCCGGTTTCAATTCTGTGGGAGAATAGATTTGTGAGACCTAATTCAGAGAAGTCCTTTGCAAAAGACTTTCTGTTTTTACCAATGAATATTAAGAGTCTTCTCTTCTGGTCAGAGTGAGATCAGAGTCATTAAGGTTGATTCCAAGATCTTCTGCAATTTCAATATAGTGCTCATCAGTTAGTGTGTCAGTGTGAATAGAATTGACAGATGCGGGAGCTTCAGAATTTCAAAGTAGGAAGATCAGTAACTTGCGTGACATTAGCACAGTTAATTTCAGAAAGAACAGAAACCTAGCATTAGATTTTAGAAAGACGGGAAGAGCAGTTTGGATTCATGAGACGGTACTGTATTTTCCCATCCACAACTGTAGAAAGACATTTGCCTCCTGCCAGTTCATCTTTTACTAGATTTTGTGGTGGCTCACACAGCACAGTCTCACCATCCttaaatttgttagtttttaagGAAAGGGTGAATTCTGAGTGTGGAGGTAAAGACATGCGATGTTAGAGTTTTACCAAAATCAGTTTTAGCAAGATCTGGTGAAATTAAAGAGATGGTGATTTGGTTAGTGTTTTCCTTGTTAATTGTTATGCTGTTAGACTGGAAGTTCAGCTGGAATCCTTCTTTCTTCATAAAATCTCTTCCAAGAATGACTGGTTCATGAAGTGTTGAGAAGACATGGAAAGTGTGTTGAAAGGGGAAACCATCAATAAGGAAAGAAAGAGTGATGGTTCCTAGCACTGAATGGATCTCACCACATACACCATAAATATGAGCAATTTGGGTTGGGTCATACTTGGGGTCTTTAGAAAATTTCTTGACAATATGTTCACTTATGCAAGAAATACCAGCACCAGAATCAAAGAGTGTTTGGTACTGTTTTGAATGGATTTGAATAAAAGCCCTACAGTTTTGGTCTAGAGAAGAAACTAAAGAAATAGTGGGTTTGACCTCACAATCATTGGTAATGTTAGCACAGGTTTGTTTAGAGCACTGCCAAGGAGCCTTATAAGAAGCCATTTTAACTAGAGCACTTTAAGTCTAAATACTAATACaatggaaaatatataaatctttacaaaatttacTTAGTCTAGTGAAATAAGTTATAATTGTTGAACTAGTTGAAATAATGGTAAGTGAAAATACTCAGCTTTAGGTTAAGTTTGCTTTAAACATTTAAGTTCAATTGTAAAACTtgtaatcaagttcgaaactgtacaaaataatagaatttttccAGCACTTGCAAAAATGTGTTCTCAAAATAgagattataaataaattttactgaaaatttgtaaatatagCTTGGAAACAACAATTTAATGTAAAACTTTGATTAAATGTGTTCAAACTTTCTACTATCTACCATGAAAATACAACAATAGTAGATGAAATTGTGCAAAAGCTGTTCTGAATAGAATAAGGTAACAAATCAATTGGTTAACAACAACTGTTTCAAATACACGAGAAACAATATAGcactaaatgttgaaatttcacttaCCAAAATATAGCACTTTAAGAATTTTCAATTGTCTTAATATTTGTTATCACATCATATCTGTTGTTTTCTGGCTTCTTCTGGTCTTCTTCTGGATGACGGCTCTTCTCTTCAAGTAACAGCTCAAATGCGGTCAGTCCCTGACTTCAGTAGGTTCCTGATTTTAATGTTAGTTCGTTTTGATGGTTTATGAAATATATGCTTTTGAAGTTGACTTAATTGGTTTCTGATGTCTCACTTAATTTAGAAATAGTTACATtgtctgcaacagtttattttatcaGCATATTTATCCCCGATTCAGCTTTATTCAAC
This genomic stretch from Mercenaria mercenaria strain notata unplaced genomic scaffold, MADL_Memer_1 contig_2299, whole genome shotgun sequence harbors:
- the LOC128552322 gene encoding uncharacterized protein LOC128552322 — encoded protein: MNSVILQSLRLYCKGQQDDWPELLPSIMMAYRMTLLPSQLNILLSSYFLAVRFRLPIDTALTPKTTLSASFKTHLSQILHNLDIARKIAAENIKLAQDKYKEQYDKRSQEPKYKPADRVWLFCTKVPPGMAPKLHKKWVGPYYIVFTGPPNTYKLRRCSDNKEVKVLVNATRLKPYPDLSPGQKNPPEGYEHLEEPLSAEDLPQMITHTQTLTN